A region of Desulfolithobacter dissulfuricans DNA encodes the following proteins:
- a CDS encoding tetratricopeptide repeat protein, with protein sequence MNTPSEALDLEDMYRRAVGLHQAGDCAGAASLYEHLLGMVPEAGPVYYNLGLARYELELYREAAEAFHRAVELNREDVDSWYNLGLALKQCHEFSQAEEAYLQALALHPEDAEVLYNLACCYKDSDQVSRAMEVYEHLIELKPDHVSGLNNLAYLKHLRGHFEEARKLYGRVLELRPGHPSARHMFGALSGDNPRSAPREYVRDLFDQYSDNFEQHLVLDLGYDLPLKMRAVFDRFDGRRSHYELALDLGCGTGLAGMAFQGVCSRLDGIDLSEKMIEMARGKGIYQHLHVGDIVEYLRSVDVCYDLFLAADVLIYMGALEEFFQVLADRARPGGLFLFSTEYLEKGGWQLQPSGRYAYHPEYIREVSEQTGWTVACREEVPTRKERDQWIRGNVFGLIREG encoded by the coding sequence ATGAATACACCAAGCGAAGCCCTTGACCTGGAAGACATGTATCGCCGGGCAGTGGGCCTGCATCAGGCAGGCGACTGCGCCGGCGCCGCCAGCCTCTACGAACATCTGCTCGGAATGGTGCCGGAAGCCGGACCCGTGTACTACAACCTGGGCCTGGCGCGCTATGAACTCGAGCTGTACCGGGAGGCGGCCGAAGCCTTTCACCGGGCGGTGGAGCTGAACCGGGAGGATGTGGACTCCTGGTATAACCTGGGCCTGGCTTTGAAACAGTGCCATGAGTTTTCCCAGGCCGAAGAGGCGTATCTCCAGGCCCTGGCTCTGCATCCAGAGGATGCGGAGGTCTTGTACAACCTGGCCTGCTGTTACAAGGACAGCGACCAGGTATCACGGGCCATGGAGGTCTATGAACATCTGATAGAGCTGAAGCCGGACCATGTCTCCGGCCTCAACAACCTGGCCTATCTAAAGCATCTTCGCGGCCATTTCGAGGAGGCCCGGAAGCTGTACGGCCGGGTCCTGGAGCTGCGGCCCGGGCATCCCTCGGCCCGGCACATGTTCGGGGCACTCAGTGGCGATAATCCCAGGTCCGCGCCCCGGGAGTATGTCCGGGATCTTTTTGACCAGTACTCGGATAATTTCGAGCAGCATCTGGTGCTGGATCTGGGTTATGACCTGCCGCTGAAGATGCGGGCGGTGTTTGACCGCTTTGATGGACGCCGAAGCCACTATGAACTTGCCCTGGATCTTGGCTGCGGCACCGGTCTTGCCGGTATGGCGTTCCAGGGGGTCTGTTCCCGTCTGGACGGGATCGATCTTTCGGAGAAAATGATAGAAATGGCCAGAGGAAAAGGGATATACCAGCATCTCCATGTGGGGGATATCGTCGAGTACCTCCGGTCCGTGGATGTCTGCTATGATCTTTTCCTGGCCGCCGATGTTCTCATCTACATGGGTGCGCTGGAGGAGTTCTTCCAGGTTCTGGCGGACAGGGCCCGGCCCGGTGGTCTGTTCCTTTTTTCCACCGAGTACCTGGAGAAAGGGGGCTGGCAACTGCAGCCAAGTGGCCGCTATGCCTATCATCCCGAGTATATCAGAGAGGTCAGCGAACAGACCGGCTGGACAGTGGCCTGCCGGGAAGAGGTCCCCACCCGCAAGGAGCGGGACCAGTGGATCCGGGGCAATGTGTTTGGCCTGATCAGGGAAGGGTAA
- a CDS encoding radical SAM protein, with the protein MTIEPRARTVQFKPGERNVFLHLLTACNLSCRHCYINPSQHGTTMLDRDQAVTWLKLFARPEQETNLVLLGGEPTMHPELASIIRAAKMMRYAVTVDSNGFLFHDLLERVAPDELDFLSFSLDGPDPSVNDPIRGEGVFATCTENLQKAGKKGFHTSVIYTVSALNIEHLHRMPELLAALGVQRFFIQVIGLRGKPATGEPAPTTGWQVDPQQWLAVVPEVASHAARLGIHVTFPKVYLEPDEDFECAGLVAENFFIFPNGRVYRCPLCEDYPVHSMCIENDRLIRRHGLNEDRFFTLNIPEGCVMNKLLQPDNIDYLPGGRPRHRISCCLLKQEMEPCV; encoded by the coding sequence ATGACCATTGAGCCCAGGGCCAGGACGGTGCAGTTCAAGCCGGGCGAGCGCAACGTTTTTCTGCATCTGCTCACCGCCTGCAACCTCTCCTGCCGCCACTGCTATATCAATCCATCCCAGCACGGAACCACCATGCTGGACAGGGACCAGGCCGTTACCTGGCTCAAACTCTTTGCCCGCCCGGAACAGGAGACCAACCTTGTTTTGCTTGGCGGCGAACCCACCATGCATCCTGAGCTGGCCTCGATTATCCGGGCGGCCAAGATGATGCGCTATGCAGTGACCGTGGACTCCAACGGTTTTCTGTTCCACGATCTGCTCGAGCGGGTGGCGCCCGACGAACTGGATTTTCTCAGTTTCAGCCTCGATGGGCCGGATCCGTCGGTCAACGATCCGATCCGTGGTGAGGGTGTCTTTGCCACCTGCACGGAAAATCTGCAGAAAGCCGGCAAAAAAGGGTTTCATACCAGTGTGATCTACACGGTTTCCGCTCTCAATATCGAACACCTGCACCGGATGCCGGAACTGCTGGCCGCTCTCGGGGTCCAGCGGTTCTTCATTCAGGTGATCGGCCTGCGGGGTAAGCCCGCCACCGGTGAGCCGGCTCCGACCACTGGCTGGCAGGTGGATCCGCAGCAATGGCTGGCCGTGGTGCCGGAAGTTGCCTCCCACGCCGCCCGGCTGGGGATCCATGTCACCTTTCCCAAGGTTTATCTCGAGCCGGACGAGGACTTCGAGTGTGCCGGCCTGGTGGCGGAAAATTTTTTCATCTTCCCCAACGGCCGGGTCTATCGCTGTCCGCTGTGCGAAGATTATCCGGTCCATTCCATGTGTATCGAAAACGACCGGCTGATCCGGCGCCATGGCCTCAACGAAGACCGGTTCTTCACCCTCAATATTCCGGAAGGGTGCGTGATGAACAAACTCCTGCAGCCCGATAACATAGACTATCTCCCTGGCGGCCGGCCCAGGCATCGCATCTCCTGCTGTCTGCTCAAGCAGGAAATGGAGCCCTGTGTCTGA
- a CDS encoding two-component system sensor histidine kinase NtrB, giving the protein MLQVEAVVAPIRSDNGSINRIVYLARNVTREMELQDQLNHAQKMEAIGRLSASVAHEFGNPLLGIRFAIKDVLQATNLDSEQRQLMELALAECDRLKSLIRDLQQFNRPSSGVRKSVAIHKVLDKVLLFHGKYIKTSGVRVEKHYAPDLPEVFVVEDQMIQVFVNLVMNAMDAMADVGGTLRVATAWHGRDMIEVSVSDTGIGIDPRYDREIFEPFFSTKSEVEGIGLGLAVSYSIIKEHGGDISFTSQPGQGTNFTVTLPVPDRDRNNHDS; this is encoded by the coding sequence GTGCTCCAGGTCGAGGCCGTGGTGGCACCGATCCGCAGTGATAATGGCTCCATCAACCGGATTGTCTACCTGGCCAGGAATGTGACCCGGGAGATGGAACTCCAGGATCAGCTCAACCATGCCCAGAAGATGGAGGCCATCGGTCGACTTTCGGCTTCGGTTGCCCATGAGTTCGGTAACCCCCTGCTCGGGATCCGATTTGCCATAAAGGATGTCCTTCAGGCCACCAATCTCGATTCCGAGCAGCGCCAGCTCATGGAACTGGCCCTGGCCGAGTGTGATCGGCTCAAATCTCTGATCCGCGATCTGCAGCAGTTCAACCGGCCCTCCAGCGGGGTGAGAAAATCGGTTGCCATTCATAAGGTTCTTGATAAGGTACTGCTGTTTCACGGTAAGTATATCAAGACCAGCGGAGTCAGGGTGGAGAAACACTACGCCCCGGACCTGCCCGAGGTTTTTGTTGTTGAAGATCAGATGATCCAGGTTTTTGTCAACCTGGTCATGAACGCCATGGATGCCATGGCCGATGTGGGCGGTACCCTGAGGGTGGCCACGGCCTGGCATGGCCGGGACATGATCGAAGTCTCGGTCTCTGATACCGGGATTGGTATCGATCCCCGCTATGACCGCGAGATCTTCGAGCCCTTTTTCAGTACCAAGTCCGAAGTCGAAGGCATTGGTCTTGGCCTGGCCGTGTCTTACAGTATTATCAAGGAACATGGCGGTGATATCAGTTTTACGTCCCAGCCGGGGCAGGGGACAAACTTCACCGTAACCCTGCCGGTGCCGGACCGGGACAGAAACAACCACGATTCATGA
- the tatC gene encoding twin-arginine translocase subunit TatC, translating to MIAALEHFAPHHRELRQRLIRCFLAMGVTTVIAYLFIDELAGFCMQPLFHAYPDLQRLVYTKLTEAFISYLKLSFMVGLLFSSPVILYQLWMFVAPGLLDHERRIARQVIIWATMLFVAGGLFAYFVVLPRTLIFFMSYAGDNLQPMPKLGLYLTFVARMVMAFGIAFEIPFLMVMADRTGLVPRQHFKAKRKYFYLAIVVLSFLLTAGDPTATVLLAFPLFGLYEAGIMAGRVFGKNRKTKK from the coding sequence GATCCGCTGCTTTCTGGCCATGGGCGTCACCACGGTGATCGCCTATCTCTTCATAGATGAGCTGGCCGGCTTCTGCATGCAGCCCCTCTTTCATGCCTACCCCGATCTCCAGCGGCTGGTCTATACCAAGCTGACCGAGGCCTTTATCTCCTATCTCAAGCTGTCCTTCATGGTCGGCCTGCTGTTCAGCTCGCCGGTGATCCTCTATCAGCTGTGGATGTTTGTGGCCCCGGGATTGCTGGATCATGAAAGACGTATCGCCCGCCAGGTCATCATCTGGGCCACCATGCTCTTTGTCGCCGGCGGGCTGTTCGCCTATTTTGTCGTTCTGCCGCGCACCCTGATCTTTTTCATGAGTTATGCCGGTGACAACCTCCAGCCCATGCCCAAACTGGGACTCTACCTCACCTTTGTCGCCCGGATGGTCATGGCCTTTGGCATCGCCTTCGAGATTCCCTTTCTCATGGTCATGGCCGACCGGACCGGGCTGGTTCCCAGGCAGCATTTCAAGGCCAAGCGCAAGTATTTCTACCTGGCCATCGTCGTCCTGTCCTTCCTGCTCACCGCCGGTGACCCGACCGCCACGGTCCTGCTTGCCTTTCCGCTTTTCGGCCTCTATGAAGCCGGTATCATGGCAGGCAGAGTCTTTGGCAAAAACAGGAAAACGAAAAAGTAA
- a CDS encoding nucleoside deaminase, which translates to MKLALEEAGAALAEGEFPVGCVLVADDNVLARGHRRNSRAESRNEIDHAEVVTLRRLLEEKPGIDLGRVTLYCTMEPCLMCYATMLLSGIRRFVWGYEDVMGGGTGLELNHLPPLYAAMEVELVPGVLRAESLALFRQFFKEHDYWQDSFLARYTLSQSSEERS; encoded by the coding sequence ATGAAACTGGCCCTCGAAGAGGCCGGGGCCGCCCTGGCCGAGGGTGAATTCCCGGTGGGCTGCGTTCTGGTAGCAGACGACAATGTCCTGGCCCGGGGGCACCGTCGCAACAGCCGGGCCGAGAGCCGCAACGAGATCGACCATGCCGAGGTGGTCACCCTGCGGCGGTTGCTTGAGGAAAAACCGGGCATTGACCTTGGGCGGGTCACTCTCTACTGCACCATGGAGCCCTGTCTCATGTGTTATGCCACCATGCTGCTCTCCGGTATCCGGCGTTTTGTCTGGGGGTATGAGGATGTGATGGGCGGTGGAACCGGCCTGGAGCTCAACCATCTGCCGCCACTCTATGCTGCCATGGAGGTGGAGCTTGTTCCCGGGGTACTGCGGGCCGAGAGCCTGGCCCTTTTCAGGCAATTTTTCAAGGAGCACGATTACTGGCAGGACAGCTTCCTGGCCAGATATACCCTTTCGCAATCCAGTGAGGAACGATCATGA